In the Theobroma cacao cultivar B97-61/B2 chromosome 1, Criollo_cocoa_genome_V2, whole genome shotgun sequence genome, one interval contains:
- the LOC18613686 gene encoding histidine kinase CKI1, producing MKLSTFIVARPIFVFISLALLILLLSSLVISCWYKITRRIEDNVDLNTQNLYSGLLYEIESIANLVHPLNSSATKLARLLSRSVNQSEISFNEIETKVAPILFQALSTIPYISQISYVGLDGLLFSYYIDGNQTLSIYANSSLSSNSSSVKERKKNVWYKQPVDDNSGKLYGEAVRSHSLDVVNTSWFQTTLNDSKGYSSVEKGWNSAGDPLFLNSASIHGRGVVSLAFPVKRLTDIYAGIDLYGGSLSLATKDGKMLVDGIPNTKLISVNNSIALQFTKLDGEVVYAQNFTCTPRNDTSATYIMDIGEKKYCVHCSPVEISGVQSVYALALPHEGLVSLVHMNSKLSLILLVVMIVMVMISIFSFVLLMVRTAERKMCLHAKLIKQMEATQQAERKSMNKSLALAGASHDIRASLAGITGLIDLCLTDAAPRSDFEAYLKQMRNCAQDLLGLLNSILDTSKIEAGMMNLEEEEFNLAELLEHLVDLYHPVGMKKGIDVVLDPCDGSVIKFSQVKGDRGKLMQILSNLLSNAVKFTPEGHVSLRAWVQKPDIESAILASGRNGLHKYLSCLFHNINEARSDMEVITAVRQNPNSMEFVFEVDDTGKGIPKEKQQSVFENFVQVKETATGQVGTGLGLGIVQSLVRLLGGEIGIVDKEIGEKGSCFRFNVFFTTMETSSSGTEGEKESQGDPMLGGTQQHSGLTIHTPSPSSTVRTSSPRLPIRSPSTKLEGSQVVLLIQSDERRRISQKFMESLGISVLVVDRWESLPSALKKIKSKLISSHHSSRRLDLSSRSDISSTSSKDMPLSAMDGTEHKLPLNKRRGAPSFILLVIDANAGPFSELWRVVSEFRRGLHGICFKVVWLDKPTSRSINSISLEKERLDPDDEILLQPFHGSRLYQVIKLLPEFGGTLSQGISANLESSSATKNSYITARSRNPLHNEEIQEAASSSDERYRQKGFSSAPAHTHVRLNSKISPIHQLGQTEMKTDGAESSTKQPLSGKRILIAEDSTLLGKLATVIVRRLGANAEHCENGEEALKLVCNGLKDQRNDGGHYVLPYDYILMDCEMPIMNGYEATRRIRNEERRYGVHIPIIALTAHTSGVEASNTLQAGMDAHLGKPLNAEELMEAIENIHHKRM from the exons ATGAAGCTCAGCACATTCATAGTAGCACGACCAATTTTTGTCTTCATTTCCTTG GCATTGCTGATATTGCTCCTTTCAAGTTTAGTGATCTCATGTTGGTACAAAATAACCAGACGAATTGAAGATAATGTAGATTTGAACACCCAAAACTTATATTCTGGATTGCTATATGAAATTGAGAGCATAGCAAATTTGGTGCACCCACTGAATTCATCTGCTACGAAGTTAGCAAGACTTTTGAGTAGGTCCGTCAACCAAAGTGAAATCTCCTTCAATGAGATTGAGACTAAG GTGGCTCCTATATTATTTCAAGCATTGTCAACAATTCCTTACATATCACAAATTTCATATGTTGGATTAGACGGCCTCTTGTTTTCCTACTATATTGATGGCAATCAAACTCTGTCAATCTACGCCAACTCTTCATTGTCCTCCAATTCGAGTTCTGTGAAAGAACGAAAGAAGAATGTTTGGTACAAACAACCGGTGGATGATAACTCAGGAAAGCTCTATGGAGAAGCTGTTAGATCCCATTCTTTAGATGTTGTCAACACGAGCTGGTTTCAAACAACATTGAATGATTCGAAGGGATATTCTTCTGTCGAAAAAGGATGGAATAGTGCAGGCGATCCTTTGTTTCTTAACAGTGCTAGCATACATGGAAGAGGTGTTGTCTCCTTAGCATTTCCAGTTAAAAGATTAACTGATATCTATGCTGGTATAGATCTTTATGGTGGAAGCTTAAGCTTGGCTACAAAGGATGGGAAAATGCTGGTAGATGGAATCCCGAACACCAAACTGATTTCTGTTAATAACTCCATTGCCTTGCAGTTTACGAAGCTGGATGGTGAAGTAGTTTACGCTCAAAATTTTACATGCACGCCTAGAAATGACACATCAGCAACCTATATAATGGACATTGGTGAAAAAAAGTACTGTGTTCATTGTTCGCCTGTTGAAATTTCAGGAGTGCAATCG GTATATGCATTGGCTTTGCCTCATGAAGGATTAGTAAGCCTTGTTCACATGAACAGCAAGctttctctcattcttcttgTAGTAATGATTGTCATGGTGATGATCTCCATTTTTAGTTTTGTGCTCTTAATGGTCAGAACGGCGGAAAGGAAGATGTGCTTGCATGCCAAGCTCATAAAACAAATGGAAGCAACTCAACAAGCTGAGAGAAAAAGTATGAACAAGAGTCTTGCCTTGGCTGGTGCAAGCCATGATATTCGTGCATCATTGGCGGGCATTACTGGTTTAATAGATTTATGCCTCACAGATGCAGCTCCTCGTTCTGATTTCGAGGcatatttaaaacaaatgcGTAACTGTGCACAGGATCTATTAG GCTTACTAAATTCTATACTTGATACAAGCAAAATTGAAGctggcatgatgaatttggaaGAAGAGGAATTCAATTTGGCCGAACTACTTGAACACTTAGTTGATTTGTATCATCCTGTGGGTATGAAAAAAGGTATAGATGTGGTTTTGGACCCTTGTGATGGATCTGTTATCAAGTTTTCCCAAGTGAAAGGTGATAGAGGGAAACTCATGCAAATATTAAGTAATTTACTGAGCAATGCTGTTAAATTTACTCCTGAAGGACATGTATCTCTTAGAGCTTGGGTCCAAAAGCCTGATATTGAAAGTGCAATACTTGCTTCTGGCCGGAATGGCCTGCACAAGTATTTATCCTGCTTGTTTCACAATATCAATGAAGCGCGCAGTGACATGGAAGTGATAACTGCAGTTAGACAGAATCCTAATTCCATGGAGTTTGTGTTCGAGGTGGATGATACAGGTAAAGGGATTCCCAAAGAGAAGCAACAATCTGTTTTTGAAAACTTTGTTCAGGTCAAAGAAACAGCCACTGGACAAGTAGGCACTGGCTTAGGTCTTGGTATTGTTCAATCTCTG GTACGTCTATTGGGTGGAGAGATTGGAATTGTTGATAAAGAGATTGGTGAAAAGGGGTCTTGCTTCAGATTCAATGTTTTCTTCACTACAATGGAGACTTCCTCCAGCGGAACGGAAGGGGAAAAGGAGTCTCAAGGTGATCCCATGTTGGGTGGCACGCAACAACATTCAGGGTTGACCATCCACACTCCTAGTCCTAGCTCGACCGTTCGAACTTCGAGTCCCAGACTTCCCATTCGTAGTCCAAGTACCAAGTTGGAGGGATCTCAAGTTGTTCTCTTGATACAGTCTGATGAGCGACGAAGAATTTCACAAAAATTTATGGAGAGTCTTGGAATAAGTGTATTGGTTGTAGATCGATGGGAGAGTCTTCCTTCTGCACTCAAGAAGATAAAATCCAAGCTAATATCCTCTCACCATTCTTCAAGGAGATTAGATTTGAGTTCCAGAAGTGACATTTCTAGTACAAGTTCCAAGGATATGCCTCTAAGTGCCATGGACGGGACAGAGCATAAGTTACCTTTGAACAAACGGAGAGGTGCACCAAGCTTCATACTACTTGTGATTGATGCCAACGCAGGACCATTTTCAGAACTCTGGAGGGTTGTGTCTGAATTTCGAAGAGGCCTTCACGGTATATGTTTTAAGGTTGTTTGGTTAGACAAACCAACTTCACGTAGCATCAATTCTATAAGCCTCGAAAAGGAGAGGCTTGATCCTGATGATGAAATTTTGTTGCAACCTTTTCATGGTTCTCGTTTGTATCAAGTGATTAAACTTCTTCCAGAATTTGGAGGTACCTTGTCACAGGGAATTTCAGCTAATCTAGAAAGTTCATCAGCGACAAAGAATTCTTACATCACAGCAAGGTCAAGAAATCCTCTACATAATGAAGAGATACAGGAAGCTGCTAGCTCAAGCGATGAACGATATAGACAGAAAGGCTTCTCATCTGCTCCAGCTCACACTCATGTTAGGTTGAACTCAAAAATATCCCCAATTCATCAACTTGGACAGACTGAAATGAAAACAGATGGTGCTGAGTCAAGTACCAAGCAGCCCTTGAGTGGGAAAAGAATCTTGATTGCAGAAGATAGCACACTGTTAGGCAAACTTGCTACAGTTATTGTTAGACGGCTTGGTGCTAATGCTGAGCACTGTGAAAATGGAGAGGAAGCTTTAAAACTAGTTTGCAATGGTCTTAAAGATCAGAGAAATGATGGAGGTCATTATGTTCTTCCTTATGACTATATATTAATGGATTGTGAG ATGCCGATTATGAATGGATATGAAGCAACAAGACGGATTAGAAATGAGGAGAGACGTTATGGTGTTCACATCCCAATCATCGCACTAACTGCTCATACATCAGGTGTGGAGGCAAGCAACACACTTCAAGCTGGAATGGATGCTCATTTGGGCAAACCTTTGAATGCAGAAGAACTGATGGAAGCCATTGAAAACATCCACCACAAAAGGATGTAG
- the LOC18613687 gene encoding uncharacterized protein LOC18613687, producing MEAQPQVKATLRLGSEFYTVNAKKDGALSEQLSSMKEESMSILREFITKHNVPNDVPDELVVSSSEDEEEVPKKPNVRSKKAKIN from the coding sequence ATGGAAGCTCAACCCCAGGTTAAAGCCACACTTCGGCTTGGTTCTGAATTTTATACGGTGAATGCCAAAAAGGATGGTGCTCTCTCTGAGCAGCTGTCTTcaatgaaagaagaaagcaTGAGCATATTGAGGGAATTCATCACCAAACACAATGTTCCCAATGATGTCCCTGATGAATTGGTTGTGAGCTCTTCTGAAGACGAGGAAGAAGTACCCAAGAAGCCTAATGTCAGGTCGAAGAAAGCAAAGATAAATTAG
- the LOC18613688 gene encoding ribosomal RNA small subunit methyltransferase, with the protein MAGGKIKKEKQKGQRAPSNHYQGGVTFHKSKGQHILKNPLLVDSIVQKAGIKSTDVILEIGPGTGNLTKKLLEAGKMVIAVELDPRMVLELQRRFQGTPFSSRLTVIQGDVLKTDLPYFDICVANIPYQISSPLTFKLLFHQPAFRCAVIMFQREFAMRLVAQPGDNLYCRLSVNTQFYARVSHLLKVGKNNFRPPPKVDSSVVRIEPRKPRPEVNHKEWDGFIRICFIRKNKTLGSIFKQKNVLALLEKNYKTLQALQGSRNVSLGGIDDMDVARLGNQSMELDDGMDDEMDVECDEAEGEVSEFKNKVLSVLKEGNFEEQRASKLSQESFLTLLSMFNKAGIHFS; encoded by the exons ATGGCGGGAGGAAAGATAAAGAAAGAGAAGCAGAAGGGGCAAAGGGCACCTTCGAATCACTACCAAGGAGGTGTCACTTTCCACAAATCCAAAGGCCAACACATCCTCAAAAACCCTCTGTTAGTCGACTCTATTGTCCAAAAAGCCGGCATCAAGAGCACCGATGTCATCCTCGAAATCGGTCCCGGTACCGGAAACCTCACCAAGAAGCTTCTCGAAGCCGGTAAAATGGTAATCGCCGTCGAACTCGATCCTCGTATGGTCCTCGAGCTTCAACGCCGCTTTCAGGGCACCCCTTTCTCTAGTCGCTTAACG GTTATTCAAGGCGATGTGCTGAAGACGGATTTACCCtattttgatatatgtgtGGCAAATATTCCGTATCAAATATCTTCACCGCTTACATTCAAGTTACTGTTTCATCAGCCTGCTTTTAGGTGTGCTGTTATTATGTTCCAGAGGGAATTCGCTATGCGTTTGGTTGCTCAGCCAGGTGACAATCTTTACTGTCGGCTTTCTGTGAATACCCAATTTTATGCTCGAGTTTCCCATCTCCTCAAAGTTGGGAAAAACAATTTCCGGCCTCCGCCTAAGGTTGATTCTTCTGTGGTAAGAATTGAGCCAAGGAAGCCGCGTCCGGAAGTGAACCACAAGGAGTGGGATGGTTTTATAAGGATTTGTTTCATTCGGAAGAATAAAACTCTTGGTTCTATTTTCAAGCAAAAAAATGTACTTGCTCTTTTGGAGAAGAACTATAAGACTTTGCAGGCGCTGCAGGGCTCACGAAATGTTTCCTTGGGTGGGATTGATGATATGGATGTTGCTAGACTAGGGAATCAGAGCATGGAATTGGACGATGGAATGGATGATGAGATGGATGTGGAGTGTGATGAAGCAGAAGGAGAGGTGTCTGAGTTTAAAAATAAGGTTTTAAGTGTGTTAAAGGAGGGAAATTTTGAAGAACAGAGGGCATCCAAGCTTTCACAAGAAAGTTTTTTAACCTTACTCTCTATGTTCAACAAGGCTGGCATACACTTCTCTTGA